The proteins below are encoded in one region of Hydrogenimonas thermophila:
- the cysK gene encoding cysteine synthase A, with protein MNIANDISELIGKTPLVKLNFASKETGCTILGKCEFMNPGGSVKDRIGKNMIEEALKRGLINENSTVIEPTSGNTGIALASICAAKGIKLILTMPESMSLERRKLLSALGAKLELTPAKDGMKGAIKRAEELHKTIENSIILQQFENPDNPDIHRKTTAKEILRDTEENVDIFVAAVGTGGTITGTGEVLKESLPDIKIVAVEPKESPVLIGGKPGPHKIQGIGAGFIPKILNTKIYDEVIEVSNEDAYETSRRIAKEEGILVGISAGANVYAAMQVAKRPENRGKIVVTILCDTGERYLSTELF; from the coding sequence ATGAATATTGCAAATGATATATCTGAATTAATTGGAAAAACACCTCTTGTAAAACTAAACTTTGCAAGTAAAGAGACAGGTTGCACTATTTTAGGCAAATGTGAATTTATGAACCCTGGTGGATCTGTAAAAGACAGAATTGGGAAAAATATGATTGAAGAGGCTCTAAAACGAGGTCTTATTAATGAAAACAGTACAGTTATTGAGCCTACCAGCGGCAATACAGGAATTGCTCTTGCAAGCATCTGTGCAGCAAAAGGAATAAAACTCATACTTACAATGCCTGAATCTATGAGCCTGGAGCGTAGAAAACTTCTTTCTGCTCTTGGAGCAAAGCTGGAGTTGACTCCGGCAAAAGATGGGATGAAAGGTGCCATTAAAAGAGCTGAAGAGCTTCATAAGACAATAGAAAACTCTATTATTCTACAGCAGTTTGAAAACCCGGATAATCCAGATATTCACCGAAAAACTACAGCAAAAGAGATTTTAAGAGACACAGAGGAAAATGTTGATATTTTTGTAGCAGCAGTAGGAACAGGAGGAACTATAACAGGTACCGGTGAAGTTTTAAAAGAGTCTTTGCCAGATATTAAAATTGTTGCAGTTGAACCAAAAGAGTCTCCAGTACTTATAGGTGGTAAACCAGGTCCTCATAAAATTCAAGGAATAGGTGCAGGTTTTATTCCAAAGATTTTAAATACAAAAATTTATGATGAAGTTATAGAAGTAAGTAATGAAGATGCTTATGAGACAAGTCGTCGCATTGCAAAAGAGGAAGGAATCTTAGTAGGTATCTCTGCAGGTGCCAATGTATATGCCGCTATGCAGGTTGCAAAACGTCCTGAAAACAGGGGGAAAATAGTTGTTACTATACTTTGTGATACAGGGGAGAGATATTTAAGTACTGAACTATTTTAG
- a CDS encoding aminotransferase class IV family protein, producing the protein MLVETISILDGKALHLGYHQERLNRSQKALFSSFTHISLDKIIKPPSSNRQLKCRVIYANGLVDVSYSTYNPRVVKNLKLIESNIDYSFKYSNREELNELFAQKGNADDILIVKNGLITDTSIANIAFWDGYKWITPKSPLLKGTTRERLLRNGFLIQRDIFIDEIEKFELFALMNAMIGFKPIKNGTIS; encoded by the coding sequence ATGCTAGTTGAGACTATATCTATATTAGATGGCAAAGCTTTACATTTGGGTTATCATCAGGAACGCTTAAATAGAAGTCAAAAAGCTCTTTTTAGTAGCTTTACTCATATTAGTTTAGATAAAATTATAAAACCTCCATCAAGCAATAGACAACTTAAATGTAGAGTTATTTATGCAAATGGGTTGGTAGATGTAAGTTACTCAACATACAACCCAAGAGTAGTTAAAAATCTAAAACTTATTGAATCAAATATCGACTACTCATTTAAATATAGCAATAGAGAAGAGTTAAATGAACTGTTTGCCCAAAAAGGCAATGCTGATGATATCTTGATAGTCAAAAATGGTCTAATAACAGATACAAGCATTGCAAACATTGCTTTTTGGGATGGATATAAATGGATTACTCCAAAATCACCTCTTTTAAAAGGTACTACAAGAGAACGTTTGCTAAGAAATGGTTTTCTCATTCAAAGAGATATATTTATAGATGAAATTGAAAAATTTGAATTATTTGCTCTGATGAATGCAATGATTGGATTTAAACCTATTAAAAATGGTACAATTTCATAA
- a CDS encoding LysR family transcriptional regulator gives MLKDFAKLETFLTVIRERSFSKASAKLGISQPAVTQQIKFIEKYLDCKIIERKKNGVILTKEGEDLYRIAVRLEKCIGNAERDLIKIINKEITFRIGASFTIGNFIIPGKCLNNIKNAIRNDVQVKVEVSEQVIDDILNKQIDLGLIESPIFKDDIIYREWLEDELVVFSNQPLPKTLKPEDLNNFRWICRDEASHTRRMVKDVFEEIGVECKNLDVLYEVDSSATLKATILKADKEDGKPPVVSFISHVAIADEIENGQLFESRIRGHRIKRKLYIAYSKEGKHDAFIENVVNYLQQHKC, from the coding sequence ATGCTGAAGGACTTTGCTAAACTTGAAACTTTTTTGACAGTCATTCGTGAACGCAGTTTTTCAAAAGCTTCTGCCAAGCTAGGTATCTCTCAACCTGCAGTTACCCAGCAGATTAAGTTTATCGAAAAATATCTCGATTGCAAAATAATTGAGCGCAAAAAAAATGGTGTCATATTAACAAAAGAGGGAGAAGATCTTTATCGTATAGCTGTACGTTTAGAAAAATGTATAGGAAATGCAGAAAGAGATCTGATAAAAATAATAAATAAAGAGATTACTTTTAGAATAGGTGCATCTTTTACTATAGGTAACTTCATAATTCCTGGAAAATGTTTAAATAACATAAAAAATGCTATACGAAACGATGTTCAGGTAAAAGTTGAGGTTTCTGAACAGGTTATTGATGATATTCTTAACAAACAAATTGATCTAGGTCTTATTGAGTCTCCAATATTTAAAGATGATATTATTTATAGAGAGTGGCTTGAAGATGAGTTGGTAGTTTTCAGTAACCAGCCACTTCCTAAAACACTAAAGCCGGAAGATTTGAATAATTTCAGATGGATTTGCCGTGATGAAGCGTCACATACAAGACGCATGGTAAAAGATGTATTTGAAGAGATAGGTGTTGAGTGTAAAAACCTTGATGTTCTATATGAAGTTGACAGCTCTGCTACACTTAAAGCTACTATTTTGAAAGCTGATAAAGAGGATGGAAAACCGCCTGTTGTATCGTTTATTTCACATGTTGCAATAGCTGATGAGATTGAAAATGGACAACTTTTTGAATCAAGAATTAGAGGTCACCGCATTAAAAGAAAACTATATATTGCATACTCTAAAGAGGGTAAACATGACGCATTTATTGAAAATGTAGTCAATTATCTTCAGCAGCATAAGTGTTAG
- a CDS encoding ATP-dependent helicase: MEKILEQLNPEQREAASHIDGPMLILAGAGSGKTKTITTRLAYLLSIGIDPANTLTLTFTNKAASEMRERALSMIDNPIYPPLLCTFHKFGLLFLKFNIEKLGRKNDFVVIDTDDKKRIIKNINKELPTSLVASEISRYKNSLVKPDEAIAQATQPNYKMIASIYRTYQDYLLENNLVDFDDLLMLTYDLLEQDSNLRKDISNRYQYIMVDEYQDTNELQLQLLKKLCDTHTNLCVVGDDDQSIYGWRGANIKNILEFSNMFDNTKVIKLESNYRSTKEILEAANLLIDHNRNRLGKRLVSTRGSGKPITLFQSSDENEESDKIARAIKELIDSGVSAGEIAVLYRINALSRSLEEGLNRAGIAYQMVGGVRFYERAEIKDAISYLRIIANSHDDFSFKRVINRPKRGIGKATIEKIEKAAYEKRLSIFQFLSETPKDELSKLLSKKAYASVIQLINDLETLQETLNRSTMDFIEILDNIIGLKEYYSSMPDGMERVLNLDEFYGLFRDTIKKNPQISLDEFLNEISLQSDQDQINGEQISIMSVHASKGLEFAHLFVIGMEEEFFPLLGDGCDIEEERRLGYVAMTRAKETLTLSTVQSRFHKGRRKHLEKSRFLTEAGLLKGSLVLEKSTNYKKGDLVKHKLFGMGRVLEVTRSGRNFKLKINFGGNHREILSSFVEKI; the protein is encoded by the coding sequence ATGGAAAAAATATTAGAACAGTTAAACCCCGAGCAGCGTGAAGCTGCATCACATATAGATGGACCTATGCTTATTTTAGCAGGTGCAGGCAGTGGAAAGACAAAAACAATTACAACAAGACTTGCATATTTACTATCTATAGGCATTGATCCGGCAAATACATTAACGCTTACTTTTACAAATAAAGCAGCATCAGAGATGAGAGAGCGTGCTCTTTCTATGATAGATAATCCAATCTACCCTCCACTTTTATGCACATTCCATAAATTTGGTCTGCTCTTTTTAAAATTCAATATAGAAAAACTTGGACGCAAAAATGACTTTGTTGTCATAGACACAGATGATAAAAAGCGAATTATTAAAAATATAAATAAAGAATTGCCTACATCTTTAGTTGCCAGTGAAATATCTAGATATAAAAACTCTTTGGTTAAACCAGATGAAGCCATTGCTCAGGCAACACAGCCAAATTACAAAATGATTGCTTCTATTTATAGAACTTATCAAGACTATTTATTGGAAAACAATCTTGTAGATTTTGATGATCTTCTTATGCTGACATATGACTTGCTTGAACAAGATTCTAATCTTAGAAAAGATATCAGTAACCGCTATCAATACATAATGGTAGATGAGTATCAAGATACAAATGAACTACAACTGCAACTTCTTAAAAAGTTATGTGATACTCATACAAACCTATGTGTAGTTGGAGATGATGATCAGAGTATTTATGGATGGCGTGGTGCAAATATAAAAAATATTCTCGAATTTTCCAATATGTTTGATAATACAAAAGTTATAAAACTAGAAAGCAACTATCGCTCTACCAAGGAGATACTTGAAGCTGCAAATCTGCTTATAGATCACAATCGCAACCGCCTTGGAAAAAGGTTGGTAAGTACAAGAGGCAGCGGAAAACCTATAACTCTCTTTCAAAGCAGTGATGAAAATGAAGAGTCAGATAAAATCGCACGGGCTATCAAAGAGTTAATAGATAGCGGTGTGTCAGCTGGTGAGATAGCTGTTCTTTATAGAATCAATGCGCTCTCAAGGTCACTTGAAGAAGGGTTAAACCGTGCAGGAATAGCATATCAGATGGTAGGCGGTGTAAGATTTTATGAACGTGCTGAAATAAAAGATGCAATAAGTTATTTGCGAATCATAGCAAACAGCCACGACGATTTTAGTTTTAAAAGAGTCATAAACAGACCAAAACGCGGAATTGGCAAAGCCACAATAGAAAAAATTGAAAAAGCTGCATATGAAAAACGTTTGTCAATCTTCCAGTTTTTAAGCGAAACACCAAAAGACGAGCTATCAAAACTGCTTAGTAAAAAAGCTTATGCTTCTGTTATACAGTTAATCAATGATCTTGAAACTCTGCAAGAGACTCTAAACCGTTCAACAATGGATTTTATAGAAATTTTAGACAATATAATAGGATTGAAAGAGTACTACAGCTCTATGCCTGACGGTATGGAGCGTGTTTTAAACTTAGATGAATTTTATGGACTATTCCGTGATACAATCAAAAAAAATCCTCAAATAAGCCTAGATGAATTTTTAAATGAGATATCTCTACAAAGTGATCAAGATCAAATTAATGGAGAGCAAATTTCTATTATGAGTGTACACGCATCAAAAGGATTGGAGTTTGCTCACCTCTTTGTCATAGGAATGGAAGAGGAGTTTTTTCCACTTCTTGGAGACGGATGCGACATTGAAGAGGAGAGAAGACTCGGATATGTAGCTATGACACGAGCTAAAGAGACTTTGACACTCTCAACTGTTCAAAGCCGATTTCACAAAGGAAGAAGAAAACATCTTGAAAAAAGCCGCTTTCTTACTGAGGCAGGACTTCTTAAAGGCTCTTTGGTTTTAGAAAAATCTACCAACTATAAAAAAGGTGACTTAGTCAAGCACAAACTGTTTGGAATGGGTCGTGTTCTTGAGGTAACCCGCTCTGGACGTAATTTCAAATTAAAGATCAATTTTGGCGGGAATCACAGAGAGATACTGTCATCTTTTGTAGAAAAGATTTAA
- the truB gene encoding tRNA pseudouridine(55) synthase TruB, whose product MSSNRLFVARKPMFIGSNKFLSQIKRKYGVKKAGFSGTLDPFACGVLIIAFGQYTKLFRFLKKSPKTYRATLWLGVSSPTLDIEKINKIENIPPFEKNLIYDVASSFEGIFTYYPPKFSAKRVDGKRAYDLAREGKSVELSQISSTIYSIKIINYNHPFVTFEATVSEGTYIRSLAEAIAKKLGCSGTLSYLERIHEGSFVYENEKPLNPLEYLQPPLNRYLGNPNDLILGKKLSANQFEISKPGIYTVVFDKYFAIIEIKDSVYYLLNKVQLC is encoded by the coding sequence ATGAGTAGTAACCGTCTATTTGTTGCCCGCAAACCTATGTTTATAGGTTCAAATAAATTTTTATCACAAATCAAACGAAAATATGGTGTTAAAAAAGCAGGATTTTCAGGAACTCTAGACCCATTTGCCTGCGGTGTGCTGATAATTGCTTTTGGTCAATATACCAAACTTTTCAGATTTTTAAAGAAGAGTCCAAAAACATATAGAGCTACTCTTTGGCTTGGAGTATCCAGCCCAACACTAGACATTGAAAAAATTAACAAAATAGAGAATATTCCTCCTTTTGAAAAAAATCTCATTTACGATGTAGCATCTTCATTTGAAGGTATTTTTACATACTATCCGCCAAAATTCTCTGCAAAACGAGTAGATGGAAAACGAGCTTATGATTTAGCAAGAGAGGGAAAGTCTGTTGAACTATCCCAAATTTCATCAACTATTTACTCTATTAAAATAATAAATTACAATCACCCTTTTGTTACTTTTGAGGCAACGGTAAGCGAAGGAACATATATTAGATCTCTAGCAGAAGCTATTGCCAAAAAGCTTGGATGCAGTGGAACGTTAAGTTATCTTGAGCGCATTCACGAAGGCTCATTTGTTTATGAGAATGAAAAACCTCTTAATCCACTGGAGTATCTACAACCACCATTAAATCGTTATTTGGGAAATCCAAATGATCTCATTTTAGGTAAAAAATTATCAGCCAATCAGTTTGAAATATCCAAGCCTGGAATATATACCGTAGTTTTTGATAAATATTTTGCTATTATAGAGATAAAAGATTCAGTCTACTATCTGCTCAATAAGGTACAATTATGCTAG
- the csrA gene encoding carbon storage regulator CsrA, with protein sequence MLVLTRKVDDAIRIGNDIVITIISIDKKNVRIGIDAPEDVMILREELVRAVAEENIKASGKAELGILNSLKEKLKKKP encoded by the coding sequence ATGCTAGTATTAACACGAAAAGTTGATGATGCCATACGTATTGGCAATGATATTGTTATTACAATTATATCTATCGATAAAAAAAATGTTCGCATAGGAATTGATGCCCCTGAAGATGTAATGATACTGCGTGAAGAGCTTGTTCGTGCAGTAGCTGAAGAGAATATAAAAGCTTCAGGAAAAGCAGAACTAGGAATACTAAACAGCTTGAAAGAGAAATTAAAAAAGAAACCTTAA
- a CDS encoding 4-(cytidine 5'-diphospho)-2-C-methyl-D-erythritol kinase, which produces MKIKAPAKVNIFLKITGSRGNYHTLRSRFLRVDELYDTVTFTKKNSNANPYNGFSLECNVNLPGKNTISFAYELLCEKFDIVKKFFKDYKVTLDKKIPAGAGLGGGSSDAAAFLNLCNEVCELNLSLNELAKIGEKIGADVPFFVYNYKSANVEGIGEIVTPFEEEPPKLKLFTPQIHCDTVKVYKTFRKEFFHIADKMSGAKWLETDSTTLLKEHDRESLNDLFPAAISAYPELKTFIKPDYFFSGSGSTFFKLVV; this is translated from the coding sequence GTGAAGATAAAAGCTCCTGCAAAAGTAAATATATTTTTAAAAATCACCGGCAGTAGAGGTAATTACCATACTCTGCGTTCCAGATTTTTGAGAGTAGATGAACTTTATGACACTGTTACATTTACCAAAAAAAATAGTAATGCAAATCCATATAATGGCTTCAGTTTAGAGTGCAATGTAAACCTTCCTGGAAAAAATACAATCTCTTTTGCTTATGAACTACTTTGCGAAAAGTTTGATATTGTAAAAAAGTTTTTTAAAGATTATAAAGTTACACTGGACAAAAAGATCCCAGCTGGAGCTGGACTTGGCGGTGGAAGCTCTGATGCAGCTGCCTTTTTAAACCTATGCAATGAAGTTTGTGAACTAAACTTGAGCTTGAATGAACTTGCAAAAATAGGTGAAAAGATTGGAGCTGATGTTCCATTTTTTGTTTATAATTACAAAAGTGCAAATGTTGAAGGAATTGGAGAGATTGTAACTCCATTTGAAGAGGAACCGCCAAAACTAAAACTCTTTACTCCTCAAATCCACTGCGATACAGTAAAAGTGTACAAAACATTTAGAAAAGAGTTTTTTCACATTGCAGATAAAATGAGTGGAGCTAAATGGCTTGAAACTGACTCTACAACACTTTTAAAAGAGCACGATAGAGAGAGTTTAAATGATCTTTTCCCTGCAGCAATAAGCGCCTATCCTGAGTTGAAAACTTTTATTAAACCAGACTACTTTTTCAGTGGCAGTGGAAGCACATTTTTCAAACTTGTAGTATAA
- the smpB gene encoding SsrA-binding protein SmpB, with protein sequence MSIKIVTKNKKAFHDYEILEKLEAGIELLGSEVKSIRMGRVNLKDSYVRIIKGEVWVFGMHISFLESTNPHYKPDEKRPRKLLLHRKQIDKWYGRVKQEGLAIVPLMLYFNERNKAKLQIALAKGKKLHDKRETLKRKTAEREAQTAMKYRY encoded by the coding sequence ATGTCAATTAAAATAGTAACCAAAAACAAAAAAGCCTTTCATGATTATGAAATTTTAGAAAAACTTGAAGCAGGTATTGAGCTGCTTGGAAGTGAAGTCAAATCGATTCGAATGGGTCGGGTAAATCTCAAAGACAGCTATGTACGCATCATAAAAGGTGAAGTCTGGGTATTTGGTATGCATATATCTTTTCTTGAGAGTACCAACCCTCACTATAAACCAGATGAAAAACGCCCAAGAAAACTGCTTTTGCATAGAAAACAGATAGATAAATGGTATGGAAGGGTAAAACAAGAAGGTCTTGCAATAGTACCTTTAATGCTCTATTTCAATGAACGCAACAAGGCAAAACTTCAAATTGCTTTGGCAAAAGGTAAAAAGCTTCACGATAAAAGAGAGACTCTTAAAAGAAAAACCGCTGAGCGTGAAGCCCAGACGGCAATGAAGTACAGATATTAG
- a CDS encoding 3'-5' exonuclease: MRPLIDNIVAAMKKSGGRMEIDRFRELILKTRDSLFEDVDTLMELVIASGVPIDIEGDEVLLKTSFRPWQEEVFCVVDIETNGSQPMRSQIIEIGALKWKNGEVIDRFESFAACSYLPYQISEITGINPEDLEDAPPLSKMLPEFKAFLGDALFVAHNVSFDYNFISHSFERFGLGVLGNRKLCTIELARRTIEAERYGLGHLNIVLDINTLVHHRAYADAVTAAKVLEIGLKNIPDEVTTTESLIDFTKIPVKKAKKLTQDKSK; the protein is encoded by the coding sequence ATGCGCCCTCTAATCGACAATATTGTAGCTGCAATGAAAAAGAGTGGCGGCAGGATGGAGATTGACAGGTTTAGAGAGTTGATTTTAAAGACACGTGACTCTCTTTTTGAAGATGTCGATACATTAATGGAGCTTGTTATTGCATCTGGAGTACCGATTGATATTGAAGGGGATGAGGTACTTCTTAAAACCTCTTTTAGGCCATGGCAAGAAGAGGTCTTTTGTGTTGTTGATATTGAAACAAATGGCAGTCAGCCTATGCGATCACAGATAATTGAGATTGGTGCATTAAAATGGAAAAATGGAGAGGTTATTGATCGCTTTGAATCATTTGCCGCCTGCAGCTATTTGCCATATCAGATAAGTGAAATAACAGGTATTAATCCAGAGGATTTGGAAGATGCTCCTCCACTTTCTAAAATGCTTCCTGAATTTAAAGCCTTTTTAGGCGATGCTTTATTTGTAGCTCATAATGTATCGTTTGACTATAACTTTATATCCCACTCTTTTGAGCGTTTTGGACTAGGTGTGCTTGGAAACCGCAAACTCTGTACAATAGAGTTAGCACGACGAACAATAGAGGCTGAGCGTTATGGATTGGGTCATTTGAATATTGTTTTAGATATCAATACTCTTGTACACCATAGAGCTTATGCTGATGCAGTAACAGCTGCCAAAGTATTGGAAATTGGTTTAAAAAATATTCCAGATGAAGTGACAACTACAGAATCATTGATAGACTTTACAAAAATCCCTGTAAAAAAAGCAAAAAAACTGACACAGGATAAGTCAAAATAA
- a CDS encoding phosphoribosylanthranilate isomerase — translation MRVKICGITSYDDAMVAVEAGADALGFVFYEKSPRFITSDIARSIVDRLPPFVERVGLFVNCSAKEVDEVCKVAGMSTAQIHFDVDEHYLKSLNTKVLPVIRAKEPKDVLKFSSSYRLVDAYCESYGGVGKRLNIEWFSGIDCSKIILAGGLTPENVAEVVRYGFYGVDVSSGVELEKGKKDPEKVRSFIKRAKEAVCAL, via the coding sequence ATACGAGTCAAGATTTGTGGAATTACTTCTTATGATGATGCAATGGTAGCTGTTGAAGCTGGTGCAGATGCTTTGGGCTTTGTCTTTTATGAGAAGTCTCCACGTTTCATTACATCTGACATTGCTCGTTCAATTGTAGATAGACTTCCTCCTTTTGTAGAGCGAGTTGGTCTTTTTGTTAACTGTTCTGCCAAAGAGGTTGATGAAGTATGTAAAGTTGCTGGCATGAGCACTGCACAGATACATTTTGATGTAGATGAGCACTACTTAAAAAGTCTAAATACTAAAGTATTGCCTGTTATTCGAGCAAAAGAGCCTAAAGATGTATTGAAATTTTCATCTTCTTATCGTTTAGTAGATGCATATTGTGAAAGTTACGGTGGTGTTGGCAAAAGGTTAAATATTGAATGGTTTAGCGGCATTGACTGCTCAAAGATAATACTTGCAGGTGGTTTAACACCTGAAAATGTTGCTGAAGTAGTACGTTACGGTTTTTACGGTGTTGATGTCAGCAGCGGTGTAGAGCTTGAAAAAGGGAAAAAAGATCCTGAAAAAGTAAGATCTTTTATTAAAAGAGCCAAGGAAGCAGTATGCGCCCTCTAA
- the rpe gene encoding ribulose-phosphate 3-epimerase, which produces MLVAPSILSCDFGNLARDVKAICEGGCDFVHVDVMDGHFVPNLTIGPVVVEAVAKAATKPLDIHLMVENNTFFVDLFAPIKPGFISFHIEEEKHPHRLIQKIRGLGIRPAIVLNPHTRPESIEYLLEDLDMVLLMSVNPGFGGQKFIPSVLEKVKRMKDLIEKRNPKCLIEVDGGVNNENVQDLKRAGVDVVVAGSYVFKHHSIPEAINSLKC; this is translated from the coding sequence ATGTTAGTTGCTCCAAGTATTCTCTCATGTGATTTTGGAAATTTGGCTAGAGATGTCAAAGCAATTTGTGAAGGTGGATGTGACTTTGTTCACGTTGATGTTATGGATGGACATTTTGTACCAAACCTAACTATAGGACCAGTAGTGGTTGAAGCAGTTGCAAAAGCAGCTACAAAACCTCTTGATATACATTTGATGGTAGAAAATAATACTTTTTTTGTAGATCTTTTTGCTCCTATAAAACCTGGTTTTATCTCTTTTCATATTGAAGAAGAGAAACATCCGCATCGTTTGATTCAAAAGATAAGAGGATTGGGAATAAGACCTGCTATTGTACTAAATCCACATACTCGACCTGAAAGCATAGAGTACCTGCTTGAAGATTTGGATATGGTTCTTTTAATGAGCGTAAACCCAGGTTTTGGAGGTCAGAAATTCATACCAAGTGTACTTGAAAAAGTAAAACGTATGAAAGATTTAATAGAAAAACGAAACCCAAAATGTCTCATAGAGGTTGATGGTGGAGTAAATAATGAGAATGTGCAAGATTTAAAGAGGGCAGGTGTAGATGTTGTTGTTGCAGGAAGTTATGTTTTTAAACATCATAGTATACCAGAAGCAATTAATAGTTTAAAGTGTTAG
- a CDS encoding chemotaxis protein CheX, with protein MRPVVKKQRIALFTPQGFLDGISAMQVITIQDMQTTKSLNVSMVLVSLKKVIFFNKNGVTSLLDIMQKMHKEMNVTIGFCDYNYEQYKAFFKFFDQQVPFSLFKTVDIALLFAGGEEAKDNENVLVYHEDSTQRSMQAIEIFDRGYNPVVVQNEEEYYKRLEDKDKFKHVVHMTYLGWMSNKIAARTKGNCVIYYLKGFLDGSISEQFDIVYHQNCLKVGFQLFMFDATRVSSLNIHATNFFSKLSTAGAEYGALIAIVGLDMEKTPKRFVQELEDAGIMFFENETEFFTDKTVLSMTGGGGGIVKKDKNKLTKALVSKLPIFVDATIGTLQMMTNLTVVKEGMNIQTYEPKLKDAMASSIAFYGDIDGMITLIMSNELVKNACKLLIGEESDDKEVLEDALGELVNIVAGKSKSILQEKGVNVTITLPRRYASTEELKNTLGNIQGVQVNFSFDHYPFTFFLNP; from the coding sequence ATGAGACCAGTTGTTAAAAAGCAAAGAATTGCACTTTTTACACCGCAAGGTTTTTTAGATGGAATAAGTGCTATGCAGGTAATTACCATTCAAGACATGCAAACTACAAAGAGTTTGAATGTTTCAATGGTACTTGTATCACTAAAAAAGGTTATCTTTTTTAACAAAAACGGAGTAACCAGCCTTCTTGATATTATGCAAAAGATGCATAAAGAGATGAATGTTACTATTGGGTTTTGTGATTATAATTATGAACAGTATAAAGCTTTTTTTAAGTTTTTTGATCAGCAAGTACCATTTAGTCTTTTTAAAACAGTTGATATTGCGCTTCTTTTTGCTGGAGGTGAAGAGGCTAAAGATAATGAAAATGTATTAGTTTATCATGAAGATTCAACTCAACGCAGTATGCAGGCAATAGAGATATTTGACCGTGGATATAACCCTGTTGTTGTACAAAATGAAGAAGAGTATTATAAGAGATTAGAAGATAAAGACAAATTTAAACATGTTGTACATATGACATATTTGGGCTGGATGAGCAATAAGATAGCAGCCAGAACAAAAGGTAATTGTGTAATTTACTACCTTAAAGGTTTTCTAGATGGATCTATTTCTGAACAGTTTGATATTGTTTATCATCAAAACTGTCTGAAAGTAGGATTTCAACTTTTTATGTTTGATGCTACAAGGGTTAGTTCATTGAACATTCATGCAACAAATTTCTTTTCAAAACTTTCTACTGCTGGCGCAGAGTATGGGGCATTAATTGCTATTGTCGGATTAGATATGGAAAAGACTCCAAAAAGGTTTGTACAAGAGCTTGAAGATGCCGGCATAATGTTTTTTGAAAATGAGACAGAGTTTTTTACAGATAAAACTGTTTTATCAATGACTGGTGGTGGAGGAGGAATAGTAAAGAAAGACAAAAATAAATTGACTAAAGCTCTTGTTTCAAAATTACCTATATTTGTAGATGCAACAATAGGCACATTGCAAATGATGACAAATCTGACTGTAGTAAAAGAGGGTATGAATATTCAGACTTATGAGCCAAAGCTTAAAGATGCTATGGCAAGTTCAATTGCTTTTTATGGTGATATAGATGGAATGATTACTCTTATAATGTCAAATGAATTAGTAAAAAATGCTTGTAAACTTTTAATAGGCGAAGAGAGTGATGATAAAGAAGTTTTAGAGGATGCATTGGGTGAATTGGTCAATATTGTTGCTGGTAAATCTAAAAGCATACTTCAAGAAAAAGGTGTAAATGTAACAATAACACTGCCTCGTAGATATGCATCAACAGAGGAGTTAAAAAATACATTAGGAAATATTCAAGGAGTTCAGGTTAATTTTAGTTTTGATCATTATCCTTTCACATTCTTTTTGAATCCATAA